The genomic interval cacattatttttcattaaatatataacttaacataatttatatatatgtgtgtatatacatatataaaatgtgtatatattttatgaaaaaataatatatatatttttaataaaatatatacacattttatatatgtatacacacacatatataaaaattatgcaagttatatatttaatgaaaaataatgtgtatatatatatatataaataatttttaataaaatatataatttgcatattttattatatatatatatatatatatatttatgtatttttaaatattttgtgagattcactgaAATACAGGGGACAATCTGAAGTCTTaaacacagaattttcattttgtcattCCATTTAGATACTAATACTGCCAAAATAAAATCTGCACTATGAAAATAGCAACAATAAATGGCAATAAGACCTACTCAGCGATCATAATTGAATTAAAATCATACGGTTTCCCACAAagattttaaaagaacattaaGATGTTCTATATTGCTTCAACGGTTGATCATGTCAGTATGTTTACGATGTTGAATGTCTTTGAGAGAAATGAGGAATTTACAACATCAAGTATCTAGTATTATGAAACTAGGCGAAATGAATACTGCCATGCAAACCATTTCAAGAGGCCTAAAAGTTTCCTGTCAGCAGGAAAAGCAAGACTTCTGTAGTTccagtttagtagttttagtgTCTGGCATAAAATGAAGAATAAAATGATTTCTTATTTCCATAAATAAGCTGAAATCCACAGTGATGGGAAGAGAAATCCCTTTAAAGACCGACAGCTACAGGAGGAAGCGGAGTGCTGTTGATCGAGGGGTCAGATGCGGTGTTTGGCCTCCTCTACATCATGGCAACGCAAGAATCACAGTACAGACGTGTGCGCCGGTCAGCGGATGAGTCGTTTGAGTAGGGTGGGTCGAGCGAAGGGCCAGCAGTACTCGTTCGGCACGGGTCCGTTGACGTTGCACTCGAAGAAGGAGAACATGGGGAACCAGATGCGCGCGCGGCGGCTCTGCTGGTAGGCGCGTGTGTTGGCCAGCGTGTGGTAGTACAGGAAGAGTCTGGTGGTGATGTAGAAGGCGATGAAGACGTCGATGGAGTAATGCTCGTGAGCCGCCAGGATGAAGAAGATCCCGAACAGGTTCAGGACCCACGACAGCGTGTGGATGAAGTTCCAGCTGCGCGGCGTGTCTGTGAACAGAGAGAGATCAAAACTAGGGCTGTCAGGCGATTCACAATTACCACAGTAACcacgtaaacaaagcagcgtcCCAATTCATGTCAAATGCGAATCGCGACGAAGGCTGTCCCATTTCGAAGGCTCCTCCAAACGtgtccttcgaaggatgcagcctctgaattgggacacagcttcTGTTTCTGATCAGTATTTAAATGTTACAGATTTCTGTACTTGCTATGGTGTTCATCACAGCAAATACTCAAATACTTACATTCTGTGACGAAGAAGTTGAGCATGGTGAGAACGACGGTGTGTCCGCTGAACATGTAATCTCCACACGTCTGGACACCGGTGAgggtcattccaaacccgcTCCATATGGCCACAGCGCGCTGAAGCTTCGCCCACATGTCACCGTatatctaacacacacacacacacacacacacacacacacacacagaaaaaaacatactaatacAGTTTTGGGAAAATGACTTCACTTTCAATAGAGTTTGCAGGTAACATACCGTCAAGATAATAGATAATATTAATTGAATTGTGTTTAATCAACATTTCTCACATTTTGGATGGATTTTTCCCCCATTGAGCTTGtttcaatttacatttatgcatttggtgCTTCTATCCAAAGTGATTTACATTGTATTCAAGGTTCACATACATTTAATCAGTTACATGAACACATGACCTCAGCATTGATGAAgctaataatgaattaaatcataaaacatctGTACCTTCCCAGTGCACTGCAGGTGTTGACCCGGTACAGAGAGAGACGTCACAAACATAGTGACGCAGCGCAGCATGAAGACCGTCCCCATGAGACTACACAACCGTCTCAACAGGATCGACCTGGAAGACACACACGTGTGAAAGTGGGTCAGGGATAAAAGCGTCTTTGATGGACTGACCTTCGGTTTCTATGAGCCGTCGGATGCTGTCATGATTACAGAGAAACGAGCTCATGTCTCTAACGACTCTAACTTTCTCAATACGCATTccaacatttattgtgtacaaatgatttttcattgaaatataATGACTCTAAAATGGCGTCTgtcatgtgtgtgtatgtgtgttaccTGTGTTTATGAAGCAGCAGAACTAGCAGCCAAATAGAGCAGAGGATCACGCCACAGGCCTCGGCCATCGCAAAAGCCCAGGGGATTCTGGGTACACTGTAGGGAGAAGAGAACCGGGCGAAAGGTCAAAAAGAGAGATAGAGCGAGCAAAACACAATCCTCCTCCAAACAGATGGTGATTTATGCAGCTGTTTTGTGTTTTCCTGCTCATCTTCAGCTGTCCTGTGGTGTTTCAGCATGATGGACAAAATTATCATCAACAGTAAACCACAAACCTCACAGAGGTAATGGGTACAACTCAATATAgagctgtttacattaatttctgCTGCCATAAACCTCAATCATCATCAGCAAGCGGAAGAAATTAACCATCAGATGAGTTTCAGTCTGTTTCACAGTTCAACAACTGAGATGTGTCACCTTGATATATTGATATTCATCTCAACATCTATGCATTTGCTCTGAGTTAGCTTAAAAGGgtgatttaaaggggtggttgattatgatttcacttttttaactttagttagtgtgtaatgttgctgtttgagcataaacaacatctgcaaagttacgacgctcaaagttcaatgcaaagggagatattttctctgtttaaggactacaacaaatggctggtagggactacaacgagcttcttcccgggttggtgacatcactaaccctaaaatttacataaaccccgccccagagaacacacaacaaagggggcggggccatgttgggctgctttagagaagaggaagagttgttgtagtagagtgttgttgacatgccgtcattttacgccggactgcttcacaaacgagggtcaattcaacacaaaagattaacatgacggcacatgctagtggatgagttgaatcaactccacagcaactacataaatttatccactaaccattcagaaacgtccagtttcattctaaaagttgtaacttcttcctgagtctctccatcagtgtcgactccggtttgaacaatgtaaggctgaaaactttcgtcattttgtctgcgtgagattttccagctttgttgttgttgagcgaccgaagcgcgagctgttaaagctccgccctcttctggaaagggggcgggagcagcagctcatttgcatttaaagggacacacacaaaaacattaaacccaCAGGCGGGATCAACACAGACTCACCTGTCCAGGAAGATGTCAGGTAGCGGTGGGTACGTCCTCATGTCTGGCACTCGCTCGTGGACGATCACCATGACAAACGACGTGAAGCCGAAGACGAAGACTACGTAGACGGAGCTGATGATGGTTTTCCAGTACTCCGGGTCCAGTCTCCGTGGCTGCTGCTTGTATTTGCCGTTGTTGTACTGGTGATACTGGTCGCCGCTCAACGCATCCAGAACGGCATCGCAATCCCGCACAGATTCACCGTTACACAACCAGTCCACTCCACCTGAACAACATGAGAACTACATGAAACACACAAACTACTACAAAACTTGACAGGATCATCATCATCAGAAGCAGCACCTGCACTGTTCTGAGGCGAGTGTCCGTCGTAGGACAGTCCGAGCTCCTCCAACACGTCAGCGTTCTGCTTCTGCAGCTTCCTGAGAGAAACCATCAGCCGTTTGATGTCTCCCAGGACCTTGAGCTCCAGCGGAGGAGAGCGCAGGTCGTACTCGCTCAGGGTCAGCAGGCTGGTTCCGTCCAGACGGTGTTTGTTGCACAGCAGGTCCACGTAATCGCAGAAACCCTCTTCTCGCAGCCAGCGGCCCACGTGCTTCGGGGTCCAGTGACGCACGCCGAGCTGCCCGCCGTTACCGGCCATCTCTCGTTCGCGCATCCTCTCACAGGAACTGGACAGAAGACAGAAACCACATAGAAGAGATTgattaataaaatcattattttttgttttgtttttgcgtactaaaaaattaaggttgaaccactgcagtctttagtacctttctggaccttgaaagatggtaattatgttgctttctattgctttctatcaaaaatatcttaatttgtgttctgaagatgaacgaaggtcttacgggtgtggaacgacatgagggagaggaatcaatgacagaaatttaatttttggatgaactaaccctttaatagtcaTTGAGTTTGATTATAAAGACATGATGGTGGTTCTTCTCCCTTCAATAATTGGGttaatgacgtgacgggtcatttttttgtccaaaggccttaataataataataaagactttatcaaatccaaaaggttttaattatattttctacatataaaggtattttaaagattttgaagtgtcaaaaggtcatttggtttaaccgtccaaaggccaatacagccatttcatttgtgattaaaatatcttaaaatgtaataaatgtatatattttttattctggcatgattttataacatcatatatcaacatagtgcaaaatggtgttacaattatgtgtagaagtcgttgctttgttatgagaaagaatgtccggaaaaatgaatttcattgatgtcattcagagtaaccaatataaagggaccattttggatcaagtcatgcggtcaatatcatgtgacaggatgtgacatcattcagacacctgcaaaggaccacatggtcgtgaagcaaagtaactaactctcttttaactattaaaacattaaaaattaatgttttcacttgttcatacgcatgtcccgaaacatcaggtcattcgatacaaccgctataaaacatggaaaatgttgtaatattttaaaaacttgtactaaatataaaatgtttgattgtccttttgctagctagctagatatcagcctgttagcattgtttgaaaatatcgtcattcggtaaaatcaaaattttggttaaaccgacttttttggtgacaaattttgtccatcttgtaaaaaaatgacaaaagaagtgttaattgattataaaaaccacataacacttaataaaacttcaaaattaattatatctccattatgttttttttacacttttaaaaaccttattcatcaatgacccacATAACCATATGTGAATCTTGAATGACCTAAACGGCATCTAGTAAAAACAACTTGATCATACCTAGATGTAAAATTACTAAAGAACCTTAAACTAGGATTTATTTCATATCACTGTATATTTCTGTAACATTCATCCCATTTCCAGAAACAACATCATAATCATCATCTACATGAAGACAATGACATCTGAAGGCAGTAGGAACAGATTTTGAGTAAATTTCTTCATCACATCCAGGTGTAGATGTAAACCAGCACATATGTTGATACTGTGGTAAAACTCTGGTAAAACAGGCCACATTCACAGCACAGAGATCTCATGACTGCAATCACCAAATCCCAGCTGTGTTTCTTGGCTTGAGCTTAGAGTATCTGGCTGGTCACCAACTCCTTCATTACGGTCAGCAAGCAGTATCTGTTTGTCCAGAGACGACTGGACATGAAAAACTGCCTCTTAAATGCACAAGGTGAAAATCAAATCACAAAATGCAGCCACAAGTGTGTGGTAAAATCGATGAAAATTGCCAAATTTAAAAGAGTAGATTGTACTGATGCTGTGCATAAAGTTGACAAATTGCAAATACAATTCTTTTTGAACTATTAGCATTAAAAACGTATTACATTTTGCAAGATTTCTTCATGTTCCAGCGGTTTATTAGTGatgcagggctccagactgcgacCAAATGGTGGCATTTTGTGACCTTTTTTCCTGCCTATTAGAGGTCGCACTGGTACGACCACCATGTTGCTCAACTGATGAGCGCTTCCATTTCTGCTGCACATAATGCATATGAGAAACATCAAACGGCAAACGAAAGCGGAATGAAACCGTGCTACTTGTTTGAGCTGCGAAGCGCGGACCGTTTATCAGCTCGGACAATAAAAAACAGAGCAACGTTTTTGttattcagtgtttttattattcatttcagGGTTCATGCAAACTTTTGGGAgtgaaattcaagcacttttcaaggactttttaaagtgctaaacactttttccagcacttcaaatctCTAAATATGATCtaatttcagtgttatttttaatgtgatgatttgTAAAACCAAAAGTTTAAAGATTaagaaacaaacttttatttaaaaaagacatgaaattacAAGTATAACCGGTAGATGACGGTTATTGGcttattagccatttccactCCCTAATATATGGGGAAAAGTAGGAAAAGTCACAacatctcatgaaaaacaaaaacttttcttcattttttaatCACTGAAGCTCAGTTCAGTATGGTACATTTAATAAGAgtacaacattttcatttttacctttaaaaaTGAGATTTTTGCATGTTACTGTTGTCAATAAAAGTTCATCTTTATTTgagtcatttcattcattttgtgggagttaaattaaaatcaaacatcCACATACACAATTCGATCATATTTCTAATTAGGAAAGCGTTATAATGCAACCTGAGATAAATTATGAGAAACATAAATGATTATTTACATGATAAAGATCAGACTTTGCATTCAcaaattatatgtaaatttCTCGGtatggaagaaaaataaaaataaaaaatgtatttgcttATAACTACAAAACACTTCttagttattaataatttagCAGCACTTTGAAAGCAGTGATTCTCGACCACAGAACTCTCAagacagaaaataatttaaagtaacacaaaacaagcattaaattaagctaaaataagataattttaattcaatgtgtgtgtttttttccaGTGAAGTGCAGGATTCCCACGGTCTTAGAAAATTGAGTTAATTTAACTTCAGAAGTGTGATTTCTAcacctggaaaagtcatgcaAATTAATAAAAGATCCTGCAACACTGTGGGCATTTTTCCATTTatgccaagctctaaaatatttatcAGGTAGAaaattgtgagtaaaaaaaCTAATGACTGGAAAAGTTatgcaaattaatttgtttaaaagaacACTAAAACTTCTGGAATACTTAAACTTCATGTACAAAAACTAGAAGCATTACTGTTGTGGACAACAGGAGAccttggagtcaaaaaggtCAAGAACCAACAGGCCATCTTGTTCTGTTCCCGAATCTCGGTTCATTAGCTCTCAGAAAACACTGTCTTTTCCCTGTGGACGACCTCTTCAGAAGCAACAGATGCTTAGAAATTTACAGAACATGACACTTTTCACCCAACATAACAGCTACATTTTTAACACACAACAGGAAGAGAAACAtatgagtttgtttgttttttctgctGATGTCTCAAACGTCTCACAAATGAAACAGCGCAGAGATGATTGTGCTGGTGAGGAAACATCCTCTTTTCCTGATTAAAACAGCCACGGATCTACTGACACATCAGTACAGCAGGACACGTGTCGACCGGCCGCTGGTCTAACAGCACCAAAACGGTCTAGTCCATTACTAGTCCTTTTCTCCAGAAAAAGAAGCTAAACAAACATGCAAATCAGTGACAAGATCAACAGAGATGCATGTGAAATCACATCTGTGTGCGTCTGCATCACACTTTACTTTGCATATTCTAAACAAATAAGTCAATAAACAAGATATTTAAATATCAGAAAATGACCTTCACTGAATAAAGCTGCACTATTGCAA from Ctenopharyngodon idella isolate HZGC_01 chromosome 12, HZGC01, whole genome shotgun sequence carries:
- the LOC127523212 gene encoding sphingomyelin synthase-related protein 1-like, yielding MREREMAGNGGQLGVRHWTPKHVGRWLREEGFCDYVDLLCNKHRLDGTSLLTLSEYDLRSPPLELKVLGDIKRLMVSLRKLQKQNADVLEELGLSYDGHSPQNSAGGVDWLCNGESVRDCDAVLDALSGDQYHQYNNGKYKQQPRRLDPEYWKTIISSVYVVFVFGFTSFVMVIVHERVPDMRTYPPLPDIFLDSVPRIPWAFAMAEACGVILCSIWLLVLLLHKHRSILLRRLCSLMGTVFMLRCVTMFVTSLSVPGQHLQCTGKIYGDMWAKLQRAVAIWSGFGMTLTGVQTCGDYMFSGHTVVLTMLNFFVTEYTPRSWNFIHTLSWVLNLFGIFFILAAHEHYSIDVFIAFYITTRLFLYYHTLANTRAYQQSRRARIWFPMFSFFECNVNGPVPNEYCWPFARPTLLKRLIR